One genomic segment of Arcobacter porcinus includes these proteins:
- the gatB gene encoding Asp-tRNA(Asn)/Glu-tRNA(Gln) amidotransferase subunit GatB — protein sequence MFETVIGLEVHVQLNTNSKLFCSCATSFGEEANSNTCPTCLALPGGLPVLNKEAVSKAIMLGTALKSKINKHSIFDRKNYFYPDLPTGYQISQLSVPVVGLGELTIDFADGSSKTIGVTRAHLENDAGKNIHSNNYSLVDLNRAGTPLLEIVSEPDMRSAEEAILYLKKLHSIVRYIGISDANMQEGSFRCDVNVSIRPKGDTKFYTRCEIKNMNSFRFIEKAIAYEVNRQIEAWEDGVYEDTIVQETRLFDTTSGETRSMRGKEDAADYRYFPDPDLLPLIISDEMIEKYSKIPELPDEKKERFVKEYALKEYDASVITASLEMANYFDEMMSEGISAKNATTWLTVELQGRLKEGVTIEQSPVSSKTLAKLVQRIEDNTISGKAAKEVLDDLILNNSSDVDSTIDKLGLKQVSDDGALLKIIDEILSANEDKVAEYKSGKEKMFAFFVGQTMKASKGSANPNKVSELLKERLS from the coding sequence ATGTTTGAAACAGTAATAGGTTTAGAAGTTCACGTTCAATTAAATACAAATAGCAAACTATTTTGCTCTTGTGCAACTAGTTTTGGAGAAGAAGCAAATAGTAATACTTGTCCAACATGTTTAGCTCTTCCAGGTGGTTTACCAGTTTTAAATAAAGAAGCTGTATCAAAAGCAATTATGCTTGGAACTGCACTAAAATCAAAAATAAATAAACACTCAATATTTGATAGAAAAAACTATTTTTATCCAGATTTACCAACTGGTTACCAAATATCACAACTAAGTGTTCCTGTTGTTGGTCTTGGTGAATTAACTATTGATTTTGCAGATGGTTCTAGTAAAACTATTGGTGTTACAAGAGCTCACTTAGAAAATGATGCTGGGAAAAATATTCACTCAAATAACTACTCTTTAGTTGATTTAAATAGAGCAGGTACTCCATTGCTTGAGATTGTTAGTGAACCTGATATGAGAAGTGCTGAAGAGGCTATTTTATATCTTAAAAAACTTCACTCAATTGTAAGATATATTGGAATTAGTGATGCAAATATGCAAGAAGGTAGCTTTAGATGTGATGTGAATGTATCAATTAGACCAAAAGGTGATACAAAGTTTTATACAAGATGTGAAATAAAAAATATGAACTCTTTTAGATTTATTGAAAAAGCTATTGCCTATGAAGTAAATAGACAGATTGAAGCTTGGGAAGATGGAGTTTATGAAGATACAATTGTTCAAGAAACAAGACTTTTTGATACTACAAGCGGAGAAACTAGATCTATGAGAGGAAAAGAAGATGCAGCTGATTATAGATATTTCCCAGATCCAGATCTTCTTCCTTTAATTATTAGTGATGAAATGATTGAAAAATATTCAAAAATTCCAGAGCTTCCAGATGAGAAAAAAGAGAGATTTGTAAAAGAGTATGCTCTTAAAGAGTACGATGCATCAGTTATTACAGCTTCATTAGAAATGGCAAACTATTTTGATGAAATGATGAGTGAAGGAATAAGTGCAAAAAATGCTACAACTTGGCTAACAGTTGAACTTCAAGGAAGATTAAAAGAGGGTGTTACGATTGAGCAATCTCCAGTTTCTTCTAAAACTTTAGCAAAACTAGTTCAAAGAATAGAAGATAACACAATATCAGGAAAAGCGGCTAAAGAAGTTTTAGATGATTTAATCTTAAATAATAGCTCAGATGTTGATAGTACAATTGATAAACTTGGATTAAAACAAGTAAGTGATGATGGTGCCTTATTAAAAATAATTGATGAAATTCTTAGTGCAAATGAAGATAAAGTAGCAGAATACAAATCTGGAAAAGAGAAAATGTTTGCATTTTTTGTAGGTCAAACAATGAAAGCAAGTAAAGGAAGTGCAAACCCAAATAAAGTTAGTGAACTTTTAAAAGAGAGATTATCTTGA